The proteins below come from a single Rhinolophus ferrumequinum isolate MPI-CBG mRhiFer1 chromosome 8, mRhiFer1_v1.p, whole genome shotgun sequence genomic window:
- the LOC117025559 gene encoding translation initiation factor IF-2-like: MPPIRKISVTGQVPSLLPHLSYWGAPRFPKQRPSGGNGNTPPGSFPSRTPRKPRSPGGRKFQLGPRPSPPRFSLRLAAPLAPMPPSLIATSGWQSSGGGGELRGSGQGYGAGKYEPWVGKKKRALPTFLREEFSQGVLFVSPGVRCRRGGRACTPCPAPPPTTRGSSSASRRGAKWLPSQPHGAGAAAPPPTAAAPGARGLGAGTAGGSALAVTRRLGAGARAAVRRAMDGRAPNARDTPAATPPPAAPVGNKTYYSNEELCL; encoded by the exons ATGCCACCGATTAGAAAGATCAGTGTCACAG GGCAGGtaccctcccttcttccccacctgTCCTACTGGGGAGCGCCGCGCTTTCCTAAGCAACGCCCTAGCGGTGGGAATGGGAACACTCCGCCCGGGAGCTTCCCCAGCCGGACCCCTCGTAAGCCCCGAAGCCCTGGGGGAAGGAAATTCCAACTCGGTCCTCGTCCATCCCCGCCCCGTTTCTCTCTCCGGCTGGCTGCCCCTCTCGCTCCGATGCCACCGAGTCTCATCGCCACTTCTGGGTGGCAGTCCAGCGGAGGTGGCGGCGAGCTCCGGGGCTCTGGGCAGGGATATGGGGCAGG AAAGTATGAGCCCTGGGTGGGAAAAAAGAAACGAGCCCTCCCAACTTTCCTTCGCGAAGAGTTTTCCCAGGGCGTTTTGTTTGTAAGCCCGGGGGTGCGCTGCAGGCGTGGCGGCCGTGCCTGTACCCCTTGCCCCGCTCCTCCTCCTACCACCCGGGGCAGCTCCTCTGCCTCCCGGAGAGGCGCCAAATGGCTACCTAGTCAGCCCCACGGGGCGGGGGCTGCAGCGCCGCCTCCTACCGCCGCAGCTCCCGGCGCCCGCGGGCTGGGAGCCGGGACCGCAGGTGGAAGCGCACTCG CAGTGACGCGCCGCCTGGGAGCTGGAGCCCGCGCAGCGGTCCGCAGGGCGATGGACGGCCGAGCCCCGAACGCGCGGGACACCCCGGCGGCGACACCGCCGCCCGCCGCCCCAGTCGG